A window from Malassezia restricta chromosome I, complete sequence encodes these proteins:
- a CDS encoding transcriptional adapter 2-alpha: MTVSHRKPRPTHSNQERSSASEPGVRYHCDVCGADITLTVRIRCAGGCEDFDLCGTCFCTGSELGQHKAWHDYRVIEQHATPVYCPDWGVDEELLLIDGCQLYGVGNWADIADHIGNRTKEEVQRHFIDVYIEGKNGTPSGEARAQKAVDAWRENHACDPEFQGEEPLPIVGPDQDFHADISPDEFQLQRRQRIEQLRASQMPIVPPKAAKPLVSAPTTHSEISGFMPGRLEFEQEFEQEAEHAVKDMEFGLVYSFGGDTMPTEKEALDGKSATQGKPRMESSGRGGPVPAAVPNQDDMEEETFSDALDTHPPPDESMQVDEKPEDAQENAVPDTKAEAKTEDATHDDHTPDWEEDPTDLELKLAILDIYSGHLDRRARKKQFLFERNLVDYRRNTAGERRRPKEERDLLARIKHFSTLQTAMDFEELYQNLCYEEALKKVVRQLQQYRTLGITTLSEAARYESELAERTKRQMEAAEGTLPAQTTGRARHRDRSQSVLDKKEGDEFSFASAPSIQLLSPEEQQLCSALHILPQPFLLLKSVLLTSSFVHHRELTIEHWVHLCAIDRRKLAHIYDFFRDRGYLQAVTQASAWSEAPPPSTRASSRATTDDGVRS; encoded by the exons ATGACTGTTAGCCATCGCAAACCGCGCCCGACACACTCGAATCAGGAGCGATCAT CTGCTTCTGAGCCGGGTGTGCGATACCACTGCGATGTGTGCGGTGCAGATATCACATTGACCGTGCGCATTCGGTGTGCGGGTGGATGCGAGGATTTCGATTTGTGTGGTACATGCTTTTGTACTGGCTCGGAATTGGGTCAGCACAAAGCATGGCACGACTACCGTGTCATTGAGCAGCATGCGACGCCTGTGTATTGTCCAGACTGGGGCGTGGATGAAGAACTGCTACTGATTGATGGATGCCAGCTATATGGTGTGGGAAACTGGGCAGATATTGCTGACCATATAGGTAATCGCACCAAAGAAGAGGTACAGCGTCATTTTATCGATGTGTACATTGAAGGTAAAAATGGTACGCCGTCCGGTGAGGCGCGTGCCCAAAAAGCtgtggatgcatggcgcgaaAACCACGCTTGTGACCCGGAATTTCAGGGCGAAGAGCCGCTGCCCATCGTGGGACCTGACCAAGACTTTCACGCCGACATCTCTCCCGACGAGTTTCAGCTACAGCGTCGTCAGCGCATTGAACAGTTGCGTGCTTCGCAGATGCCGATTGTACCGCCCAAAGCTGCCAAACCGCTCGTCTCAGCCCCTACGACTCACAGCGAAATTTCAGGATTTATGCCCGGACGATTGGAGTTTGAACAAGAGTTTGAGCAGGAAGCGGAGCATGCTGTCAAGGACATGGAGTTTGGACTGGTATATTCGTTTGGGGGTGACACAATGCCGACGGAGAAAGAAGCATTGGATGGGAAGAGTGCTACTCAGGGCAAACCACGTATGGAGTCTAGTGGACGCGGTGGTCCGGTTCCGGCTGCCGTGCCAAACCAAGATGATATGGAAGAAGAGACGTTTTCTGACGCCCTCGATACGCATCCCCCACCTGACGAATCTATGCAAGTGGACGAAAAACCGGAAGACGCACAAGAAAATGCGGTGCCAGATACCAAAGCCGAGGCGAAAACAGAAGACGCCACCCATGATGATCATACCCCTGACTGGGAAGAAGATCCGACCGACTTGGAACTCAAACTGGCCATCCTCGACATTTATAGCGGCCACTTGGACCGCCGAGCTCGTAAAAAGCAGTTTCTTTTTGAGCGCAACTTGGTGGACTACCGACGAAATACAGCAGGGGAGCGCCGGCGGCCCAAGGAGGAGCGTGATTTGCTGGCGCGTATCAAGCATTTTTCGACGCTTCAGACAGCCATGGACTTTGAAGAATTATACCAGAACCTATGCTATGAAGAGGCACTAAAAAAAGTCGTTCGGCAGCTTCAGCAGTACCGTACATTGGGCATTACGACGCTGTCCGAGGCAGCACGCTACGAAAGTgagctggccgagcgcACGAAACGGCAGATGGAGGCCGCAGAAGGAACGCTGCCTGCCCAGACAACAGGCCGTGCTCGGCACCGTGATCGAAGTCAGTCCGTCCTGGATAAGAAGGAAGGCGATGAGTTTTCCTTTGCAAGTGCGCCTTCGATCCAATTGCTTTCGCCAgaggagcagcagctgtgCTCGGCGCTGCACATTCTTCCCCAGCCCTTCCTGCTTCTCAAGTCGGTCTTGCTCACAAGCAGCTTTGTGCACCATCGGGAGTTGACCATCGAGCACTGGGTGCATTTGTGTGCGATTGATCGCCGCAAACTTGCGCACATATACGACTTTTTCCGCGATCGTGGCTACCTTCAGGCCGTGACGCAGGCGTCGGCCTGGTCAgaggcgccgcctccgtcgACACGGGCGTCGTCTCGCGCTACGACAGACGACGGCGTTCGGTCGTAG
- a CDS encoding splicing factor U2AF 35 kDa subunit: protein MMPMSRDYGTEQDKVNCSFYFKIGACRHGDRCSRRHIQPERSRTILLSNVYQNPKYLDPDCRASDAELQQQFDDFFADFFKGLSAYGHLVEMHVCDNVGDHLIGNVYARYETEDEAQCAVDGLNTRWYYQRPLFAELSPVSDFREACCRQNETNECNRGGQCNFMHLRHASPPLVRELYQQLAVENRERRREAHAKEDFLRLGWKERLERLHSEAIEQYGPDLPVWNAPDWHQGTSGGDWRSEPTASNEEITPSTA from the coding sequence ATGATGCCTATGTCTCGTGACTATGGCACAGAACAAGATAAGGTAAACTGCTCCTTTTATTTCAAGATAGGAGCATGTAGGCACGGAGACAGGTGTTCACGTCGTCATATTCAACCCGAGCGCTCTCGAACCATTCTTCTATCTAATGTATACCAAAACCCAAAATATCTTGATCCTGACTGCCGCGCATCCGATGCGGAATTGCAGCAGCAGTTTGACGATTTCTTCGCTGACTTTTTCAAGGGACTGAGCGCATATGGTCATCTTGTTGAGATGCATGTCTGCGATAATGTGGGTGACCATCTAATTGGGAACGTTTATGCCCGCTACGAGACGGAGGACGAAGCGCAATGCGCCGTGGATGGTCTAAATACGCGGTGGTACTATCAACGCCCCCTTTTTGCAGAGCTGTCACCCGTGAGCGACTTTCGCGAGGCGTGCTGCCGACAAAATGAGACCAACGAATGCAATCGTGGAGGCCAGTGTAATTTTATGCATCTTCGACACGCGTCCCCCCCTTTGGTGCGTGAGTTGTaccagcagctcgctgTCGAAAATCGAGAAAGAAGGCGCGAAGCACACGCCAAAGAAGACTTTTTGCGGCTTGGCTGGAAAGAGCGGCTTGAGCGCTTGCACTCTGAGGCCATTGAGCAATACGGCCCTGACCTGCCCGTGTGGAATGCTCCAGATTGGCACCAGGGCACCAGTGGCGGCGACTGGCGTTCGGAGCCAACTGCGTCCAACGAAGAGATCACTCCATCTACCGCGTAA
- a CDS encoding Rab family GTPase: MPPGPAWDYILKFIIIGDASVGKSSLLVRFTEDRFLVESDATIGIEFGSHIVTLDSGERLKLQIWDTAGSEQFRSITRSYYKGAAGCLLVYDVTEHDTFEHLPSWLEDVREQAEENASIALVGNMADRPSTQRTVSEEEGRAFAQQHNLLFFETSAKTGQNVAEVFASIAKDIFERYKMNPPESRQTASHVESVHLDASTARFGASCCT, translated from the exons ATGCCTCCCGGACCAGCCTGGGACTATATCCTTAAATTCATCATCATTGGGGACGCGTCTGTCGGCAAATCTTCCCTGCTTGTACGTTTCACAGAAGACCGTTTTTTGGTCGAGTCTGATGCTACCATCGGCATCGAATTTGGATCGCATATCGTGACGCTTGATTCCGGTGAACGACTCAAACTGCAGATCTGGGACACAGCAGGCAGTGAACAGTTTCGGAGT ATCACACGCTCCTATTATAAGGGGGCTGCCGGGTGTTTATTGGTGTACGATGTGACCGAGCATGATACATTTGAGCATTTGCCCAGCTGGCTCGAAGACGTTCGCGAGCAAGCCGAAGAAAACGCCAGCATTGCCTTGGTGGGAAATATGGCCGATCGCCCTAGTACACAACGTACTGTATCAGAAGAGGAAGGCAGAGCGTTTGCTCAACAGCATAA CTTGTTATTTTTCGAGACAAGTGCTAAGACTGGCCAG AATGTGGCTGAAGTATTCGCATCTATCGCAAAAGATATCTTTGAACGATACAAAATGAACCCTCCAGAATCGAGACAGACGGCTAGCCATGTTGAGAGTGTCCATCTTGACGCCTCGACTGCGCGATTCGGAGCATCATGCTGCACGTAA
- a CDS encoding palmitoyltransferase: MKALAHLVNRSFRRFERMGEAVLGRVGPLFVALYVILVGMGMMAFFTCTFPNRLPMPNALAEIMSLPSIWHLILAVPNAFWEGIVTDASVMLLCSIVTLLCLYIVTMMIWSYYMACTVGPGTVQHGLPSPNRECRLGPGSRSWWRTRQYQVAAAACMKLPLDVELDMICKSQSDKNPLPDKYLCGNPEEDLRCVFRFCKKCKPVTLAKALSCLPPELRWEEKINRRAGVMQQWEEAALAHTDNPHQAPDAPAALFHDQEDEGEHDIHAWLGDKEAKMIVYPPKPERTHHCRTCNACILKYDHHCPWLNQCVGLGNERYFILFMLWFSLGAFIFAISGWPIAYNALVNKIWISTVFPRILYLALYAKAIVMGPAVFILALWHLYLAARNETSVESQDHSHYQKTAKERDAVFQSVYDLGWIRNLQIFFNVGPGMAASYYTLLLPVHVEPYSDGWHWAKCAGFGGQHAGIMREEEFTDDEGGPD; this comes from the coding sequence ATGAAAGCGCTGGCACACCTCGTGAACAGGTCCTTCAGGCGTTTCGAGCGGATGGGAGAGGCCGTATTAGGTCGCGTAGGTCCACTGTTTGTCGCCTTATATGTGATTCTTGTCGGCATGGGCATGATGGCCTTTTTTACTTGCACGTTTCCGAACCGGCTTCCGATGCCAAACGCCCTCGCTGAAATCATGTCGCTCCCATCCATATGGCACTTGATATTAGCAGTACCCAATGCATTCTGGGAAGGCATCGTCACGGATGCGTCGGTGATGCTCCTGTGCTCTATTGTCACCTTACTGTGTCTCTATATTGTGACCATGATGATCTGGTCCTATTATATGGCGTGTACAGTGGGACCAGGGACTGTACAGCACGGACTGCCCTCTCCGAACAGAGAGTGCCGACTCGGTCCGGGCAGCAGGTCGtggtggcgcacgcggcaATATCAAGTTGCCGCGGCCGCTTGCATGAAGTTGCCGTTGGACGTGGAATTGGACATGATATGCAAAAGTCAAAGTGACAAAAACCCATTGCCTGATAAATACTTGTGCGGCAATCCTGAAGAGGATCTCCGCTGCGTATTTCGTTTTTGTAAAAAGTGCAAACCTGTGACACTGGCCAAGGCTCTGTCGTGTCTTCCGCCCGAGTTGCGATGGGAAGAGAAAATCAATCGCCGGGCGGGCGTCATGCAGCAATGGGAAGAAGCTGCTTTGGCCCATACTGATAATCCGCATCAAGCTCCCGATGCACCTGCTGCATTGTTCCATGATCAGGAAGACGAGGGCGAGCACGATATTCACGCATGGCTCGGCGACAAGGAGGCTAAGATGATCGTGTATCCCCCCAAGCCTGAGCGGACACATCATTGCCGCACGTGTAATGCGTGTATCTTGAAATACGATCATCACTGCCCATGGCTGAATCAATGTGTAGGTCTGGGAAATGAACGGTATTTCATATTGTTCATGTTATGGTTCTCCCTTGGTGCTTTCATATTCGCCATCTCAGGTTGGCCTATCGCTTATAATGCTCTGGTGAACAAGATTTGGATATCGACCGTGTTCCCACGCATCCTATACTTGGCGCTTTATGCAAAGGCCATTGTGATGGGGCCAGCGGTATTTATCCTGGCATTGTGGCATTTGTACCTGGCAGCACGCAATGAAACGTCTGTGGAGAGTCAGGATCATTCACATTACCAAAAAACAGCCAAGGAGCGAGACGCGGTATTCCAGAGCGTGTACGATCTAGGATGGATTCGCAACCTGCAAATATTTTTCAATGTGGGCCCTGGCATGGCAGCCAGCTACTATACCCTTCTCCTCCCAGTGCATGTCGAGCCCTATTCAGACGGATGGCATTGGGCCAAATGCGCTGGTTTTGGAGGACAACACGCTGGTATTATGAGAGAGGAGGAGTTTACAGATGATGAGGGAGGTCCCGACTAG